One Nonomuraea angiospora DNA segment encodes these proteins:
- a CDS encoding ACP S-malonyltransferase, which produces MTSAPRTAIVFPGMGPVQFADVADFMRGDPAARRLIAAADDVLGYSLVDRFQESRDDYSEAAQVAFMVNCVALADWAERTLGVEPSVCAGPSFGGKAAAAYSGALSFEDAVRMTAGLARCTDDYFAHEHRDIVTHSFVRTPEPALREVLAELDERGEWYDLSCYIDHDFHMLSLAERQVEWLQQRVRAIGGLPLYTMRPPMHSAAFRPLRRRAEEEVFDGLRFADPRLPVVDDHDGALLTTGDGVRTMLLDGFVRPLRWPEVVAALRRLEVARVCVSGPDSLFGRVAVTRESFAVTPVNPRLAMMPRPASVA; this is translated from the coding sequence GTGACCTCCGCACCGCGGACCGCGATCGTCTTCCCCGGGATGGGCCCGGTCCAGTTCGCCGACGTGGCCGACTTCATGCGGGGCGATCCCGCGGCGCGGCGGCTGATCGCCGCCGCGGACGACGTCCTCGGCTACTCGCTGGTGGACCGCTTCCAGGAGTCCCGGGACGACTACAGCGAGGCCGCCCAGGTGGCGTTCATGGTGAACTGCGTGGCCCTCGCGGACTGGGCCGAGCGGACCCTCGGCGTGGAGCCGTCGGTCTGCGCCGGCCCCAGCTTCGGCGGCAAGGCGGCCGCGGCGTACTCGGGCGCCCTGTCCTTCGAGGACGCCGTGCGCATGACGGCCGGGCTGGCCCGCTGCACCGACGACTACTTCGCCCACGAGCACCGGGACATCGTCACCCACTCCTTCGTGCGCACCCCGGAGCCCGCGCTGCGGGAGGTGCTGGCCGAGCTGGACGAGCGCGGCGAGTGGTACGACCTCTCCTGCTACATCGACCACGACTTCCACATGCTCTCCCTGGCGGAGCGGCAGGTGGAGTGGCTGCAACAGCGGGTACGCGCCATCGGCGGGCTCCCGCTGTACACGATGCGCCCCCCGATGCACTCGGCCGCCTTCCGGCCGCTGCGGCGGCGGGCCGAGGAGGAGGTCTTCGACGGCCTCCGGTTCGCCGACCCCAGGCTGCCGGTGGTGGACGACCACGACGGCGCCCTGCTGACGACCGGCGACGGCGTGCGGACGATGCTGCTCGACGGCTTCGTACGGCCCCTGCGCTGGCCGGAGGTGGTGGCGGCGCTGCGGCGGCTGGAGGTCGCCAGGGTGTGCGTCTCCGGCCCGGACAGCCTGTTCGGCCGGGTGGCGGTCACCAGGGAGAGCTTCGCGGTGACACCGGTGAACCCGAGGCTGGCGATGATGCCCCGCCCGGCCTCGGTGGCCTAG
- a CDS encoding 3-hydroxybutyryl-CoA dehydrogenase, with product MSEMRKVGIVGCGVMGSGIAEACARAGLDVIVAVSTEASLAPARRRVTAWLDRGLRRATITEAERDTALARVSFVTDLAELGDRQIVFEAVPESESIKLDVLGALDKILDNPDVILASNTSSIPIIRLARATSRPAQVIGVHFFNPVPALPLVELIGSLLTADETYARAESFVAGPLGKQVIRSQDRAGFVVNALLIPFLLSAVRMVESGFARADVVDRGMVLGCSHPMGPLKLADLIGLDTVASIAEALYEEFKEPLYTPPPLLLRMVEGGLLGKKTGRGFYEYA from the coding sequence ATGAGCGAGATGCGCAAGGTCGGCATCGTCGGGTGCGGCGTCATGGGCTCGGGCATCGCGGAGGCGTGCGCCCGCGCCGGGCTCGACGTGATCGTCGCCGTGTCCACGGAGGCGTCCCTCGCGCCCGCGCGGCGGCGTGTGACCGCGTGGCTCGACCGGGGCCTGCGCAGGGCCACGATCACCGAGGCCGAGCGGGACACGGCGCTGGCTCGCGTCTCCTTCGTCACGGACCTCGCCGAGCTCGGCGACCGGCAGATCGTCTTCGAGGCCGTCCCGGAGAGCGAGTCGATCAAGCTCGACGTGCTGGGCGCGCTGGACAAGATCCTCGACAACCCCGACGTGATCCTCGCGTCGAACACCTCGTCCATCCCGATCATCCGGCTGGCGCGGGCCACCAGCCGGCCCGCCCAGGTGATCGGGGTGCACTTCTTCAACCCCGTGCCCGCGCTCCCGCTGGTGGAGCTCATCGGGTCGCTGCTGACGGCGGACGAGACGTACGCGCGGGCGGAGTCGTTCGTCGCCGGGCCGCTCGGGAAACAGGTGATCAGGTCGCAGGACCGCGCCGGTTTCGTGGTCAACGCGCTGCTCATCCCGTTCCTGCTGTCGGCCGTGCGGATGGTGGAGAGCGGGTTCGCCCGCGCCGACGTCGTCGACCGGGGCATGGTGCTGGGCTGCTCCCACCCGATGGGCCCGCTGAAGCTGGCCGACCTGATCGGCCTGGACACGGTGGCCTCGATCGCGGAGGCCCTCTACGAGGAGTTCAAGGAGCCGCTCTACACGCCGCCGCCGCTCCTGCTGCGCATGGTCGAGGGCGGCCTGCTGGGAAAGAAGACCGGCCGCGGATTCTACGAATACGCGTAG
- a CDS encoding AMP-binding protein: MTGECSPALYEFFLRGLAKSPGRAAFRAGADTLTYDQVHRLALLWGGALLRTSPTAVGVLAAKGAVSYVGILAGLFAGVTVVPLQPDFPAARTRQMIEAAGVSALVVDERGRKIAEELLGEGMDVAVLAPEADPIDPGLALPRPRPVEAGDIAYVLFTSGSTGTPKGVPITHGNTAHYFRFLAGRYDFTSDDVFSQTFDLTFDCAMFDLFCAWGAGATSVAVPPHAYRNLPRFLAEQGITVWFSTPSAISMVRRTGGLGAAAMPFLRWSFFAGEALKVADATDWQRAAPASVLENLYGPTELTITIVGHRWSQETSPGLGVNGLSPIGFVNDGHDHLLLDEEGRPADIEGELWITGPQTTPGYLDPEQDHGRFVEREGRLWYNTGDRVRRAANGELVYLGRGDAQVQVQGWRVELAEIDHAVRGCEGVEDAVTVSTTADDATALVVFYTGTPAPPARFAAQLRRTLPAGLIPRHYHHLDELPLNPNRKVDRAGLRARAAELA, from the coding sequence ATGACCGGAGAATGCAGCCCCGCCCTCTATGAATTCTTTCTGCGCGGTCTGGCGAAGTCGCCCGGCCGGGCGGCGTTCCGGGCCGGCGCGGACACCTTGACCTACGACCAGGTCCACCGGCTGGCCCTGCTGTGGGGCGGCGCGCTGCTGCGTACGTCACCGACCGCCGTCGGGGTGCTCGCCGCCAAGGGGGCCGTCTCCTACGTCGGGATCCTCGCCGGCCTCTTCGCCGGGGTGACCGTCGTGCCGCTGCAGCCGGACTTCCCGGCCGCGCGCACCAGGCAGATGATCGAGGCGGCCGGGGTGTCGGCGCTCGTCGTCGACGAACGCGGGCGGAAGATCGCCGAGGAGCTGCTGGGCGAGGGCATGGACGTCGCCGTCCTCGCGCCCGAGGCCGACCCGATCGACCCCGGCCTCGCCCTCCCGCGGCCCCGGCCGGTCGAGGCCGGCGACATCGCGTACGTGCTGTTCACCTCGGGTTCCACCGGGACGCCCAAGGGCGTGCCGATCACCCACGGCAACACCGCCCACTATTTCCGGTTCCTGGCCGGTCGATATGACTTCACCAGTGACGACGTCTTCTCCCAGACGTTCGACCTGACCTTCGACTGCGCCATGTTCGACCTGTTCTGCGCCTGGGGCGCCGGGGCGACGTCCGTGGCCGTGCCGCCGCACGCCTACCGGAACCTGCCGCGCTTCCTCGCCGAGCAGGGGATCACGGTGTGGTTCTCCACCCCCAGCGCGATCTCGATGGTGCGGAGGACGGGCGGTCTCGGCGCCGCCGCCATGCCGTTCCTGCGCTGGAGCTTCTTCGCCGGAGAGGCGCTGAAGGTCGCGGACGCCACCGACTGGCAGCGGGCCGCCCCCGCCTCCGTCCTGGAGAACCTGTACGGCCCGACCGAGCTGACCATCACCATCGTCGGCCACCGCTGGTCCCAGGAGACCTCGCCCGGCCTCGGCGTCAACGGCCTGTCGCCGATCGGGTTCGTCAACGACGGCCACGACCACCTGCTGCTCGACGAGGAGGGACGGCCGGCCGACATCGAGGGCGAGCTCTGGATCACCGGCCCGCAGACCACCCCCGGATACCTCGACCCCGAGCAGGACCACGGCCGGTTCGTCGAGCGCGAGGGCCGCCTCTGGTACAACACCGGCGACCGGGTCCGGCGCGCGGCCAACGGCGAGCTCGTCTATCTAGGCCGGGGCGACGCCCAGGTCCAGGTGCAGGGCTGGCGCGTCGAGCTGGCCGAGATCGACCACGCCGTACGCGGCTGCGAGGGCGTCGAGGACGCGGTGACGGTGAGCACCACGGCCGACGACGCCACCGCGCTCGTCGTCTTCTACACCGGAACCCCCGCGCCGCCGGCCCGCTTCGCCGCCCAGCTCCGCAGGACGCTGCCGGCGGGCCTCATCCCCCGGCACTACCACCACCTGGACGAGCTGCCGCTGAACCCCAACCGCAAGGTCGACCGGGCCGGCCTGCGGGCCAGGGCCGCGGAACTGGCCTGA
- a CDS encoding phosphopantetheine-binding protein has protein sequence MWDNRFEEILRQHLPFHPADEKLREDVALLEFGLDSLGIVQLLGALEDAYGVRFRDDALTPETFQTPAVLWNTLNRISETAG, from the coding sequence ATGTGGGACAACCGCTTCGAGGAGATCCTCCGCCAGCACCTGCCTTTTCACCCGGCCGACGAGAAACTCCGGGAGGATGTCGCGCTGCTGGAGTTCGGCCTCGACTCGCTCGGCATCGTGCAATTGCTGGGCGCGCTGGAGGACGCGTACGGAGTGCGGTTCCGGGACGACGCGCTGACCCCGGAGACGTTCCAGACCCCCGCCGTGCTGTGGAACACCTTGAACAGGATTTCCGAGACCGCCGGCTGA
- the rfbC gene encoding dTDP-4-dehydrorhamnose 3,5-epimerase, producing MQIRQLRVDGAFLVEPKVFHDDRGLFLEAFSQPEFQKAVGHELSVAQVNCSVSRRGTIRGLHATALPGQARYMTCPQGAIIDILVDIRVGSPTYGEHVAVELSAENRNALYLAEGLAHGFAPLTDQATVVYLCSSTWSPDTSIQIDPLDPELALPWPPKRDLLSEKDLAAPSLREAEKLGLLPDYSACRARYAELEDPALVG from the coding sequence ATGCAGATCCGCCAGCTCAGGGTGGACGGCGCGTTCCTGGTCGAGCCCAAGGTCTTCCACGACGACAGGGGCCTGTTCCTTGAGGCGTTCAGCCAGCCGGAGTTCCAGAAGGCGGTCGGCCACGAGCTCTCGGTCGCCCAGGTCAACTGCTCGGTGTCGCGGCGCGGGACCATCCGCGGCCTGCACGCCACCGCGCTGCCCGGCCAGGCGCGCTACATGACCTGCCCGCAGGGCGCCATCATCGACATCCTGGTCGACATCCGGGTCGGCTCGCCCACCTACGGCGAGCACGTCGCGGTCGAGCTGAGCGCGGAGAACCGCAACGCCCTCTACCTGGCCGAAGGGCTCGCCCACGGGTTCGCCCCGCTGACGGACCAGGCCACGGTCGTCTACCTGTGCTCCAGCACGTGGTCCCCCGACACGTCGATCCAGATCGACCCCCTGGACCCGGAGCTCGCCCTGCCCTGGCCGCCCAAGCGCGACCTGCTGTCGGAGAAGGACCTCGCCGCCCCGTCCCTGCGCGAGGCCGAGAAGCTCGGCCTGCTGCCGGACTACTCCGCCTGCCGCGCCCGCTACGCCGAACTCGAGGACCCCGCCCTCGTCGGCTGA
- a CDS encoding DegT/DnrJ/EryC1/StrS family aminotransferase has product MIPLFKVPMSDEAPAAVAEVVGSGQIGQGAKVAEFEEALAARIGNPRVATVNSATAGLQLALRLVAGDDDGQGEVLTTPLTMEATNWAILANRLRIKWVDVDPATLNVDLDDLARKITPRTRAIMVVHFAGYPVDLDRLAAILDDAEAAFGSRITVIEDCAHAWGATYRGAPIGTHGNISVFSFQAIKHLTTGDGGALALPTDELHERARLLRWFGIDRSADRLRNPPDVPEWGYKFHMTDINASIGLANLTKAEEVVARHRDNAAFYDRELAGVPGLELTERSGDRQSSFWIYPMKVDDRDGFLKRMDAAGIMASNVHERNDLHTCVREYAALLPGLERVAKRVVCVPVGWWVTDEQRRHIVDTIKEGW; this is encoded by the coding sequence ATGATCCCGTTGTTCAAGGTGCCGATGTCCGACGAGGCGCCGGCCGCCGTCGCCGAGGTGGTCGGCAGCGGCCAGATCGGCCAGGGGGCCAAGGTCGCCGAGTTCGAGGAGGCGCTCGCCGCCAGGATCGGCAACCCCAGGGTGGCCACCGTCAACAGCGCCACCGCCGGGCTCCAGCTCGCGCTGCGCCTGGTCGCCGGCGACGACGACGGCCAGGGCGAGGTGCTGACCACGCCGCTGACCATGGAGGCCACCAACTGGGCGATCCTGGCCAACCGGCTGCGGATCAAGTGGGTGGACGTCGACCCGGCCACCCTCAACGTCGACCTCGACGACCTGGCCAGGAAGATCACACCCAGGACCCGCGCCATCATGGTCGTGCACTTCGCCGGATACCCGGTGGACCTCGACCGGCTGGCCGCGATCCTCGACGACGCCGAGGCCGCGTTCGGCTCCCGGATCACCGTGATCGAGGACTGCGCGCACGCCTGGGGCGCGACCTACCGCGGCGCGCCGATCGGCACCCACGGCAACATCTCCGTCTTCAGCTTCCAGGCCATCAAGCACCTCACCACCGGGGACGGCGGCGCGCTCGCGCTGCCCACCGACGAGCTGCACGAGCGGGCCAGGCTGCTGCGCTGGTTCGGCATCGACCGCAGCGCGGACCGGCTGCGCAACCCGCCCGACGTGCCCGAGTGGGGCTACAAGTTCCACATGACCGACATCAACGCCTCGATCGGGCTGGCCAACCTGACCAAGGCGGAGGAGGTGGTGGCCAGGCACCGCGACAACGCCGCCTTCTACGACCGGGAGCTGGCCGGCGTGCCCGGGCTGGAGCTGACCGAACGCTCCGGCGACCGCCAGTCCTCCTTCTGGATCTACCCGATGAAGGTGGACGACCGGGACGGGTTCCTCAAGCGCATGGACGCGGCCGGGATCATGGCCAGCAACGTGCACGAGCGCAACGACCTGCACACGTGCGTGCGCGAGTACGCCGCCCTGCTCCCCGGTCTGGAGCGGGTCGCCAAGCGCGTGGTGTGCGTACCGGTGGGCTGGTGGGTCACCGACGAGCAGCGCCGCCACATCGTGGACACCATCAAGGAGGGCTGGTGA